From Vitis vinifera cultivar Pinot Noir 40024 chromosome 5, ASM3070453v1, the proteins below share one genomic window:
- the LOC100264868 gene encoding putative calcium-transporting ATPase 13, plasma membrane-type, with protein sequence MSSILHVNLNCIESILDVPSTLSKPNKRWHLAFATIYCARVLHSLLNEKKNSSKLPVATPSFVVLNVKPDAFSSIDQTTLTEIVKEKNLKLLLESGGVEGVADALETDIKNGISGAVDDVALRQEAFGSNTYKRPPTKSLFHFVVEAFKDLTILILLFCAALSLGFGIKEHGLKEGWYDGGSIFVAVILVISVSAVSNFRQNRQFEKLSKVSNNIKIDVFRNGRRQQISIFEIVVGDVVSLKIGDQVPADGLFLDGHSLQVDESSMTGESDHVEVNSSHNPFLFSGTKVADGYAQMLVTSVGMNTTWGQMMSTISRDTNEQTPLQARLNKLTSSIGKAGLAVAFLVLLVLLVRYFTGNTEDENGNQEFNGSKTKADDIVNAVVEIIATAVTIVVVAIPEGLPLAVTLTLAYSMKRMMADQAMVRKLSACETMGSATTICTDKTGTLTMNQMKVTKIWLGQEPIEVSSSISENLLNLIQQGVALNTTGSVYRATSGSYKFEFFGSPTEKAILSWAVLELDMDMEILKQNCTILHVEAFNSEKKRSGVSIRSKADNTIHVHWKGAAEMILAMCSSYYDASGSMKDLDDCERKTFEQIIQGMAASSLRCIAFAHKQILEEEHEIREATQKLKEDGLAFVGLVGIKDPCRPGVRKAVEDCQHAGVNVKMITGDNVFTARAIATECGILRPDQGINNEAVVEGEVFRNYTPEERMEKVDKIRVMARSSPFDKLLMVQCLKQNGHVVAVTGDGTNDAPALKEADIGLSMGIQGTEVAKESSDIIILDDNFASVATVLRWGRCVYNNIQKFIQFQLTVNVAALVINFVAAVSAGEVPLTAVQLLWVNLIMDTLGALALATEQPTNELMDRPPVGRTGPLITNIMWRNLLAQAMYQIAVLLTLQFKGESIFGVSEKVKDTLIFNTFVLCQVFNEFNARRLEKKNVFEGIHKNKLFLGIIGITIILQVVMVEFLKKFADTERLNWGQWGACLGIAAVSWPLGWVVKCIPVSNKPFLSYLRW encoded by the coding sequence ATGTCCAGTATTTTGCATGTTAACTTAAATTGCATAGAGTCCATACTCGATGTGCCAAGCACCCTTAGCAAACCCAACAAGCGATGGCACTTAGCCTTTGCTACTATCTATTGTGCCAGGGTTTTACATTCTCTTCTCAATGAGAAGAAGAATAGCAGCAAACTTCCAGTTGCTACTCCTTCCTTTGTTGTCCTCAATGTTAAGCCCGATGCCTTCTCAAGCATTGATCAGACAACTCTCACTGAAATTGTGAAGGAGAAAAACTTAAAACTGCTTCTTGAATCTGGAGGAGTTGAAGGCGTGGCTGATGCTCTAGAAACAGATATCAAAAATGGCATCAGTGGTGCTGTTGACGATGTTGCTCTCAGACAGGAAGCTTTCGGTTCAAACACATACAAGAGGCCGCCCACTAAAAGCTTATTCCACTTCGTGGTGGAAGCTTTTAAGGATCTTACCATTCTCATACTTCTATTTTGTGCCGCGCTGTCTCTCGGTTTTGGAATTAAAGAGCATGGGCTGAAGGAAGGGTGGTATGATGGTGGAAGCATATTTGTAGCCGTCATTCTAGTCATTTCTGTCTCTGCTGTGAGCAACTTCAGGCAAAACAGACAGTTCGAAAAGTTGTCTAAAGTCAGCAACAATATCAAAATTGATGTTTTCAGAAATGGGCGCCGTCAGCAGATCTCTATATTTGAAATAGTCGTTGGAGATGTTGTTAGCTTAAAAATCGGTGACCAAGTTCCTGCCGATGGGTTGTTCTTGGATGGGCATTCACTACAAGTGGATGAATCCAGCATGACTGGGGAGAGTGACCATGTTGAAGTTAATAGCAGCCATaatccatttttgttttctggAACCAAAGTGGCAGATGGATATGCTCAAATGCTTGTGACATCTGTTGGTATGAACACAACATGGGGCCAGATGATGAGCACAATCAGCCGCGACACTAATGAACAAACACCATTACAAGCCAGGCTCAACAAACTTACCTCATCAATAGGTAAGGCTGGTTTGGCAGTTGCTTTTCTAGTTCTTTTAGTGTTGTTGGTTCGCTATTTCACTGGGAATACAGAAGATGAGAATGGAAATCAGGAGTTCAATGGCAGCAAAACAAAGGCTGATGATATAGTGAATGCTGTGGTCGAAATCATTGCTACTGCAGTTACCATTGTGGTTGTTGCAATTCCGGAAGGCCTGCCATTGGCTGTCACACTCACTCTTGCTTATTCAATGAAGAGAATGATGGCTGACCAGGCTATGGTTCGAAAGCTCTCTGCCTGTGAGACCATGGGCTCTGCCACCACAATTTGTACTGACAAAACAGGTACTCTCACTATGAACCAGATGAAGGTGACAAAGATTTGGCTTGGCCAAGAACCTATTGAAGTTTCCTCTTCAATTTCAGAAAATCTTCTTAACCTTATCCAACAAGGAGTTGCTTTGAACACAACTGGTAGCGTTTACAGGGCTACCTCAGGATCTTATAAGTTCGAGTTCTTTGGTAGTCCAACTGAAAAAGCAATTCTTTCATGGGCTGTACTGGAACTTGATATGGACATGGAGATACTGAAGCAGAATTGTACAATTCTCCATGTTGAAGCCTTCAATTCGGAGAAGAAAAGAAGTGGGGTTTCAATAAGGAGTAAGGCTGATAACACAATCCACGTGCACTGGAAGGGAGCTGCAGAGATGATACTAGCAATGTGTTCGAGTTATTATGATGCTTCTGGAAGCATGAAAGATCTGGATGATTGTGAACGAAAGACATTTGAGCAAATAATTCAAGGTATGGCTGCTAGCAGCCTCCGCTGCATTGCTTTTGCACATAAACAGATTCTAGAGGAAGAACATGAAATTAGAGAAGCCACCCAAAAGCTAAAAGAAGATGGCTTGGCCTTTGTAGGACTGGTAGGGATTAAGGACCCATGTAGACCAGGGGTGAGAAAAGCTGTGGAAGATTGCCAACATGCGGGAGTGAATGTGAAAATGATCACTGGTGATAATGTTTTCACTGCAAGAGCCATAGCCACTGAATGTGGAATACTAAGACCTGATCAAGGCATAAACAATGAGGCAGTGGTAGAAGGTGAGGTATTTCGGAATTACACCCCAGAAGAGAGAATGGAGAAAGTTGACAAAATTCGTGTGATGGCTAGATCCTCTCCCTTTGATAAACTTCTTATGGTACAGTGCTTGAAACAGAATGGTCATGTGGTTGCAGTCACAGGTGATGGCACAAATGATGCACCAGCATTAAAAGAAGCCGACATAGGACTTTCTATGGGGATACAGGGCACTGAAGTGGCCAAAGAGAGCTCAGATATCATCATCTTGGATGATAATTTTGCTTCGGTAGCAACAGTTTTGAGGTGGGGAAGGTGTGTTTATAACAACATTCAGAAATTCATCCAGTTCCAGCTTACAGTGAATGTTGCAGCTCTTGTAATCAACTTTGTAGCAGCAGTTTCAGCTGGTGAGGTCCCCTTAACAGCAGTGCAATTATTGTGGGTAAACTTGATCATGGATACACTAGGTGCACTTGCTCTCGCCACAGAGCAACCCACCAATGAGCTCATGGATAGACCACCTGTGGGTCGGACGGGGCCACTTATCACCAACATCATGTGGAGGAATTTACTAGCCCAAGCAATGTATCAGATAGCTGTCCTCTTGACCTTACAATTCAAAGGAGAATCAATCTTTGGTGTGAGCGAGAAGGTAAAGGACACCTTGATATTCAATACTTTCGTACTGTGCCAGGTCTTCAATGAATTCAATGCAAGGAGGCTTGAGAAAAAGAATGTGTTTGAAGGGATACATAAAAACAAGTTGTTTTTGGGGATCATTGGGATAACCATTATCCTTCAAGTGGTTATGgtggaatttttgaagaaatttgcaGATACGGAGAGGTTGAATTGGGGACAATGGGGTGCCTGCCTTGGAATTGCAGCAGTATCTTGGCCACTTGGTTGGGTTGTCAAGTGCATACCTGTCTCAAATAAACCATTTCTCAGCTATCTAAGGTGGTAG